A stretch of Bradyrhizobium diazoefficiens DNA encodes these proteins:
- a CDS encoding sugar ABC transporter substrate-binding protein — MTTFGNTTRVTLAALTLVALTGPALAQQGLDEPFQKPFKEALAGKTVAYVPVAMNFDLTEGWYAGLKKELEPFGVKFVIRDANWNTNAGAQAVTSLISEKPAVMVVHNPDVQTYAKLLQRAENEGIYVIQINMGSAYRSSAFVGANWVEIGERQTEAVVKACEGKSNKIAIIQGALSAAASAYTLKGVENVLAKHPEIKVVSSQAADWDAAKAKAITQTVLKQNPDLCGIVGFWDGMDIGTAAAVKEAGLTGKVFLTTSGGGERKGACELVKSGAFDLNMSYDVPTQAAQMAGTIKWLLSSGVKPGSVKGSEYTTLIPITKENADSQTACWNLSDLKK; from the coding sequence ATGACGACCTTTGGCAACACGACAAGGGTGACCCTCGCCGCACTGACTCTCGTGGCACTGACCGGACCGGCTCTCGCCCAGCAGGGTCTGGACGAGCCGTTCCAGAAGCCGTTCAAGGAAGCGCTCGCCGGCAAGACCGTGGCCTACGTGCCGGTCGCGATGAACTTCGACCTAACCGAGGGCTGGTATGCCGGGCTGAAAAAAGAACTCGAGCCATTCGGCGTCAAGTTCGTCATCCGCGACGCCAACTGGAACACCAATGCTGGCGCGCAGGCCGTCACCTCGCTCATCTCCGAGAAACCGGCCGTGATGGTGGTCCACAATCCGGACGTGCAGACCTATGCCAAGCTGCTGCAGCGGGCCGAGAACGAGGGCATCTACGTCATCCAAATCAACATGGGTTCTGCCTATCGCAGCTCCGCCTTCGTCGGCGCCAACTGGGTCGAGATCGGCGAACGTCAGACCGAAGCCGTGGTCAAGGCCTGCGAGGGCAAGTCGAACAAGATCGCGATCATCCAGGGCGCACTGTCGGCGGCCGCGAGCGCCTATACGCTCAAAGGCGTCGAGAACGTGCTCGCCAAGCACCCCGAGATCAAGGTGGTGTCGAGCCAGGCGGCCGATTGGGACGCCGCCAAGGCCAAGGCGATCACGCAAACCGTCCTGAAACAGAATCCCGACCTCTGCGGCATCGTCGGCTTCTGGGACGGCATGGACATCGGCACGGCAGCAGCCGTCAAGGAAGCCGGCCTCACCGGCAAGGTGTTCCTCACAACATCCGGCGGCGGCGAGCGCAAGGGCGCCTGCGAATTGGTGAAGTCCGGCGCCTTCGATCTCAACATGAGTTACGACGTGCCGACTCAGGCGGCGCAGATGGCGGGCACGATCAAATGGCTGCTGTCGTCGGGCGTCAAGCCCGGCTCGGTCAAGGGCTCGGAGTACACGACGTTGATTCCGATCACCAAGGAGAACGCCGACAGCCAGACGGCCTGCTGGAATCTCAGCGACCTCAAGAAATAA